A portion of the Mycobacterium paraseoulense genome contains these proteins:
- a CDS encoding ferredoxin--NADP reductase: MAEANLDEPLGDHVLELQIAEVVAETDDARSLVFAVPDDPGDPEIPPERLRYAPGQFLTLRVPSERTGSVARCYSLCSSPFTDDALIVTVKRTTDGYASNWLCEHARAGMRIHVLAPSGNFVPKTLDDDFLLLAAGSGITPVMSIAKSALAEGGGQVTLLYANRDEKSVIFSGALRELCAKYPDRLTVVHWLESLQGMPSVAALAKLAAPYTDRPVYICGPGPFMDAARDALELLKVPAAQVHIEVFKSLDSDPFAAVKIDDTAPGDQPPATAVVQLDGETHTVSWPRNAKLLDVLLAKGLDAPFSCREGHCGACACTLRSGKVSMEVNDVLEQQDLDDGLILACQSHPESDSVEVTYDE, from the coding sequence TTGGCCGAGGCCAATCTCGACGAGCCGCTCGGCGACCACGTCCTGGAACTGCAGATCGCCGAGGTCGTCGCAGAAACCGACGACGCGCGGTCGCTGGTGTTCGCGGTGCCCGACGATCCGGGTGACCCCGAGATCCCGCCCGAACGGCTGCGCTACGCGCCGGGGCAGTTCTTGACGCTGCGCGTCCCCAGCGAGCGCACCGGCTCGGTGGCCCGCTGCTACTCGCTGTGCAGCTCGCCGTTCACCGACGACGCGCTGATCGTCACGGTCAAGCGGACCACGGACGGGTACGCGTCGAACTGGCTGTGCGAGCACGCGCGGGCGGGCATGCGGATCCACGTCCTGGCCCCGTCGGGCAACTTCGTGCCCAAGACGCTCGACGACGACTTCCTGCTGCTGGCCGCGGGCAGCGGGATCACCCCGGTCATGTCGATCGCCAAGTCGGCCCTCGCCGAGGGCGGGGGCCAGGTGACGCTGCTGTATGCGAATCGCGACGAGAAGTCGGTGATCTTCTCCGGTGCGCTTCGTGAACTGTGCGCCAAGTATCCCGACCGGCTCACGGTGGTGCACTGGCTGGAATCGCTGCAGGGGATGCCGAGCGTCGCCGCGCTGGCGAAGCTCGCCGCCCCCTATACCGATCGGCCGGTGTACATCTGCGGACCCGGCCCCTTCATGGACGCCGCCCGCGACGCGCTGGAATTGCTGAAAGTGCCCGCGGCGCAAGTGCATATCGAGGTGTTCAAGTCGCTGGACTCCGACCCGTTCGCGGCGGTGAAGATCGACGACACCGCTCCGGGCGACCAGCCTCCGGCCACCGCCGTGGTGCAGCTGGACGGCGAGACCCACACGGTGTCGTGGCCGCGCAACGCCAAGCTGCTCGACGTGCTGCTGGCGAAGGGCCTCGACGCGCCGTTCTCCTGCCGCGAGGGCCACTGCGGCGCGTGCGCGTGCACCTTGCGCAGCGGGAAGGTGAGCATGGAGGTCAACGACGTGCTCGAACAGCAGGACCTCGACGACGGCCTCATCCTGGCCTGTCAATCTCACCCCGAATCTGATTCGGTAGAAGTCACCTACGACGAATAG